GCACTTTTTACCATCCAACTCTTGATTTTCAATTCCCGGTGCCGACGGATTGGCAATTGGTGAACTCACCTCAGGCAGTCCAGATGGGAAATAAAGAGCAAACCGCCGGCATTCAGTTTACACTCGCAAAAGAAGCAAGTGCGCGTCGGGCCGCAGATAAATTCGTCGCGGACACAAAAGCCACGGTCAAGTCATCCGACTACCGAAGACTCAATGGCTTTACCACCGAAATCAGGGAGGTTACCATTGCCGGTCAACAAGGAGACTTAAGTGTACTTTCCTATTTTATAGAAAAAGCACAAAATGTTTTTGTCTTTCACGGCTTTACCTCCACAGTTAACTACGAGAAGCACCGCCGCGATTTCAGATACACCATGGAGAATTTTGAGCGGCTGAAAAACCAGGCAGCCAAGAATGCTAAACCGACGCGCATCAAAGTTGTCCGGGTAGCAAAAAGCAGCACTTTGAAAGATTTCCTGGCCCGCTACCCAACCAAGAAATCTACTCCTGAAGAGTTGGCGATTATCAACGGCATGGAGTTGACGGATAGGGTGCGGCCGGGAGATAGGATTAAGGTTTTGAGTCAGTGAAAACATACATAGTCATGAAGAAACCGAATGCATCCCAAATCCTCGATTTGCTTAATGGGAAAGATGGCTCAAAGTATATTTCTGAATTATATCATAGTTTATTAGAATATATCAAGTCCGGCAAAGCTATTTATGATATGGGACGCTTTTACTAAATGAAAAATGGTACAGGTAGAGGGTCCGAAACTCGAGTAACGTGTTTCATTAGTGTTACCTGATGCGCCCAAAGCAAAATCTGGATGTGTTTACGGAATCATACAGAACACACATGAAACGATTCCACTTGATGATTCTGCTGCTTATTTTCAACTTGCCTGCAGACCTGCAGGCACAGGGGGCCAGCCGTCTGGCAACCTTAGAGCCTCTTCTGAGCCAATCAGAAGATTACAGTTCTTCGACGGGCTCGAGGTATCGCATCGAATTTGAACGCCTCGTCCCCGAGAAGGGGCCAGATCCGGATGAGCCAAACTGTATGTTCCAGGATAGGCACGGATTCATGTGGTTCGGCACAAGTTTCGGCCTGTTAAAATATAACGGCTACACTGCGATTGTCTATGATCATGATCCCCAGAACCTGAACAGCTTAAGTGATAATCGGATTAGGTCACTTCTGGAAGATTCTTCCGGCATGATCTGGGTCGGAACCAGCGAGGGTTTGAATCGATTAGACCCTGAAAGTGACACGATCGTTCGATATCGACACGAACCCGGCAATCCCAACAGCCTGCAAAACAATACGGTCTACGCGATCTGCGAAGACAACGCTGGCGTACTCTGGCTAGGAACGGGAGCGGGATTGATCAAGCGCGATCCTCAAACGGGTCAATTCACGCTTTACGAGAACTTGCCTGGGGCTCTCGACAGCGATGGACACAACGGTGTACTTGACGTTCTGGAAGACAAATCAGGTGTTTTGTGGATCGGAAGCTCGGAAGGGTTAGTCAGTTTCGACGGTGCCCGAGAAAAATTTGTCCGTTATTTTCATGACCCCGAAAACCCAAGGAGCTTGAGTAACAGATTTATCCGGTCACTTTATGAAGACAAACAGGGTGTGCTGTGGGTCGGGACGAGTTCCGGGCTGTCGCGTATGGTCCGCGATGACTCTGGCAACATCTCATTTGAACGGTACATCGACGAGCCGAAAGATCAATATAACTATTCTAACAATATAATCTGGTCAATTTTTGAAGACAAATCAGATGTCCTGTGGGTTGCGGTTCAAAACGGGCTTTACCGAATGAGCCGGGGTGATGAAGGAACTTCCGAGTTTATCCGTTGTCAGGTCGAGATAGCATCCGGCTACAACAATGAAAAAGTCGGAGCAGTCTATGAAGACAATACCGGAACGCTCTGGATAGACGTTTCTGGTGCAGTTTATAAATCGAATAGACAAAGTGAAGCGATTTCTCATTATAATCACGACCCAGACAATCTCAATAGTTTGAGTCACAATCACGTCACCGAAATCTTGGAGGATAAAGACGGGATTCTCTGGCTTGGAACGGCTGATGGGCTGAATAGATTCGATCGCAAAAACAATAAGTGGACGCATTTCCAGGCTGACTCTGCTAACCCCAATAGTTTGTCCCACAATCGTATATTATCAATCTGTGAAGACAAGTCAAACCACCTCTGGATTGGAACCCACGAAGGTGGTTTGAACAAATTTGATCCACAGAAGAAGGAATGGACGCGCTATCAGAACTACCGTGAACCAAAAAGCATAAGCAACTGGTGGGTCAATTCGGTTTATGCCGATCGAGAGAATGTGCTCTGGATCGGAACCCTTCATGGCGTATTGAACAAATATGATCGTCAAACGGACACCTTCGTCTGGTACGAAAATGACCCTGAAAACCCGAACACCATAAGTGAAAGTAGCGGCACGATGCCGATCTTCGAGGATCGTGCAGGCGTACTTTGGATCGGCACCGATGGCGGTGGACTCAATAGATTCGACCGGGGACAGAATCTATTTACGCATTATCAGCATGAGCCTGGAAACTCAAAAAGTCTGAGTCATAATACCGTTACAGCCATACATGAAGACCAGCAGGGTGCGCTTTGGATTGGCACACGTGTCGGGCTCAACAAACTTGATCGCAACGAAACCGATAGTCTTGCCCGCGATGAACCATACTTTGTCCATTACCTGTCTGATAGGTCAATTGACGGCCTGTTGGATGATGATGATGGTAATCTGTGGATTAGTTCCGCAGGTGGATCCCACAGTGGTTTGACCAGATTTAATTATCAAAGCGAAACCTTCAGAGACTTCAGTGCCCAGGGGACTTTACTTCACAAGAGTCAAAGAAGCGGTGCAATGTTTGTTGCCGACCACCACCACACCGGATTTTATTCCTTTTACCCATCGGCAATGAAAAGCAATCACCATGCCCCTACAATTGCTATCACAGATTTTCAAATATTCAACAAGTCGGTTCCGGTTGCAGGTTCCTGGTGGGAAAAAA
The sequence above is a segment of the candidate division KSB1 bacterium genome. Coding sequences within it:
- a CDS encoding response regulator — encoded protein: MKRFHLMILLLIFNLPADLQAQGASRLATLEPLLSQSEDYSSSTGSRYRIEFERLVPEKGPDPDEPNCMFQDRHGFMWFGTSFGLLKYNGYTAIVYDHDPQNLNSLSDNRIRSLLEDSSGMIWVGTSEGLNRLDPESDTIVRYRHEPGNPNSLQNNTVYAICEDNAGVLWLGTGAGLIKRDPQTGQFTLYENLPGALDSDGHNGVLDVLEDKSGVLWIGSSEGLVSFDGAREKFVRYFHDPENPRSLSNRFIRSLYEDKQGVLWVGTSSGLSRMVRDDSGNISFERYIDEPKDQYNYSNNIIWSIFEDKSDVLWVAVQNGLYRMSRGDEGTSEFIRCQVEIASGYNNEKVGAVYEDNTGTLWIDVSGAVYKSNRQSEAISHYNHDPDNLNSLSHNHVTEILEDKDGILWLGTADGLNRFDRKNNKWTHFQADSANPNSLSHNRILSICEDKSNHLWIGTHEGGLNKFDPQKKEWTRYQNYREPKSISNWWVNSVYADRENVLWIGTLHGVLNKYDRQTDTFVWYENDPENPNTISESSGTMPIFEDRAGVLWIGTDGGGLNRFDRGQNLFTHYQHEPGNSKSLSHNTVTAIHEDQQGALWIGTRVGLNKLDRNETDSLARDEPYFVHYLSDRSIDGLLDDDDGNLWISSAGGSHSGLTRFNYQSETFRDFSAQGTLLHKSQRSGAMFVADHHHTGFYSFYPSAMKSNHHAPTIAITDFQIFNKSVPVAGSWWEKNGTTSIETYRLKKSLTATKEIELTYKESVFSFEFAALHYADPGKNEYAYKMEGFDDDWNYIGTRRFTTFTGLPAGEYTFRVKGSNNDGVWNEEGTSIKVIITPPPWKTWWAYALYATTLFALLLAVRRFELSRARLRQELELEHEQAEKMAEIDQMKSQFFANISHEFRTPLTLILGPLEKLLSDNVEETVKKQFRVMLRNGRRLLRLINQLLDLSKLEAGSMSLKTRPENIIPLLKGIVLSFSSLAERKRITLRFQPPQPSEGSEPSEGLIVYVDRDKLEKIVSNLLSNAFKFTPEKGKISVAVSTTQSHAEITVADSGVGIPNEKLEKIFDRFYQADDSYTREQEGSGIGLALTKELVELHRGEIRVTSEPGMGTTFTVCLPLGKDHLKAEEEIAETPPFYSPLEGGLRGVSSPSSEEILEEATTGEPSEGLEPSEGSDALPIVLIVEDNADVRTYIRDYLEKEYQIMEAVDGEDGFEKSAEAVPDLIISDVMMPKMDGHELCRKLKTDERTSHIPVILLTARAGGESKVEGLETGADDYIIKPFDARELQVRVKNLIEQRRKLRERFRKEIKLQPKDIAVTSMDEEFLQKAIFIIEENLSDPEFSTEEFAKKVALSRSQLHRKLRALTDYPTHEFIRMYRLKRAAQLLQHHAGTVTEICYDVGFNSLSHFAKAFRELFGQSPSEFAASHPGEDG